The sequence below is a genomic window from Flavobacterium sediminilitoris.
AGCAATATGGATTGTTTTAAATTTTTTATGTGGATTTTTTAAATAATCATCAAGCAAAATAACATTAGACAAGTTATCTTTATAAGCAGAAGCTCCTTGATTTTGAAACATAGGGAGTTGACTAAAAAGCCACTCTGTTGTTTCTTTGTAATTCATAAAATAGCTTTTAAAATTTATTCTCCCAATTTGAAGTTAACAACAACAAAACCTATTTGAGTTTCAGGAGCGTTTGGATCTGCTTGCCATTTAAAAGTTTTTGCTGTTTCAATTGCAGGATTAACTAAACAAGGGTTTGTATTGGTAGTTCCTTGTGAACGCTCTGCTTTAATAACATTTCCGTTTCTATTCACCCAAATTTTAACAACAACGGTACCTGATTCATTACAATCTTGCACTTTTTTATTGTTCCCAGCTAATTTTCTACCAGCTAATCCCCAGCCAGTTCCGTTTCCTGAACCATTTCCTGAACCGCTTCCATAGAAACTATTAGCATAGATACTTCCATTTGGATCACCCTTATCTCCTGCCAAACCATCATCTCCATGACCACCTTGTGATGTTCCTTCTGACGGTTTTCCATTTAATATACTATTTAAAGCACTATTTGTTTGCTGCGAAGGCTTAGGTGATGGTTTTGTAACTGGTTTAGTTTCTGTAGGTGTTTTTGGTTTCTGAGTAGTCTTCTTTGGCTGAACCACAACAGGAGAATCATTATCATCTGTCAAGACATCCTCTTTCTGGCTTGTTTCAGGTTGAGATTGTGTGTTTTGTGGAGCAGATTGTATTGGTTCTGTAGGTTGTATTTCACCT
It includes:
- a CDS encoding energy transducer TonB; the protein is MKFLETEEEKKSFVISSVILLAILLFCIFFGLTSLDPPPENGIAINFGTSDVGQGEIQPTEPIQSAPQNTQSQPETSQKEDVLTDDNDSPVVVQPKKTTQKPKTPTETKPVTKPSPKPSQQTNSALNSILNGKPSEGTSQGGHGDDGLAGDKGDPNGSIYANSFYGSGSGNGSGNGTGWGLAGRKLAGNNKKVQDCNESGTVVVKIWVNRNGNVIKAERSQGTTNTNPCLVNPAIETAKTFKWQADPNAPETQIGFVVVNFKLGE